A single window of Jiangella alkaliphila DNA harbors:
- a CDS encoding type II toxin-antitoxin system VapC family toxin yields the protein MSVYYIDTSAALKLLAEEEHSSAFAEFYDTNASASWVSSALLRIEVVRAVVRVLPSALPDARDLLTAFDFIAIDDDIVERAMDEPDRMLRSLDAIHLATARVLDEDLDAVVTYDDRLAAAAADAGMTVLRPGA from the coding sequence GTGAGCGTCTACTACATCGATACGTCGGCGGCGTTGAAGCTGCTGGCGGAGGAAGAACACTCCAGCGCCTTCGCGGAGTTCTACGACACCAACGCGTCGGCGTCGTGGGTGAGTTCGGCCTTGCTGCGCATCGAGGTCGTCCGCGCGGTCGTCCGCGTCCTGCCGTCGGCGCTCCCGGATGCGCGTGACCTGCTGACGGCGTTCGACTTCATCGCGATCGACGACGACATCGTCGAGCGTGCGATGGACGAGCCGGACCGCATGCTCCGCTCGCTCGACGCCATCCACCTGGCGACCGCTCGTGTTCTCGACGAAGACCTCGACGCCGTGGTGACCTACGACGACCGGCTTGCGGCAGCCGCGGCCGACGCGGGAATGACGGTGCTCCGGCCCGGCGCGTGA
- a CDS encoding methylated-DNA--[protein]-cysteine S-methyltransferase, producing the protein MSDDVAVGGLDTPVGQLSVAVTRDGLAAVGWGRRRGSGRLPVVDDDERLAPVLTQLAEYFAGQRRDFDVPIDWRHVPGSASAVVLRTLHQTVGYGSSVTYGGLADRSGTGVPARAIGGIMGANPIPIVVPCHRVLASDGLGGYSGGSGGNGLEVKRWLLTLEGVLPPTFDWNPIGLTV; encoded by the coding sequence GTGAGCGATGACGTGGCGGTCGGCGGGCTCGACACCCCGGTCGGGCAGCTCAGCGTGGCCGTCACCCGCGACGGGCTCGCCGCGGTCGGCTGGGGACGTCGCCGCGGCTCCGGCCGGCTCCCGGTGGTCGACGACGACGAGCGGCTCGCGCCGGTGCTCACCCAGCTGGCCGAGTACTTCGCCGGGCAGCGACGCGACTTCGACGTCCCGATCGACTGGCGCCACGTCCCCGGCTCGGCGTCGGCCGTGGTGCTGCGCACGCTGCACCAGACCGTCGGCTACGGGTCGTCCGTCACCTACGGCGGGCTGGCCGACCGCAGCGGCACCGGGGTCCCGGCCCGCGCCATCGGCGGCATCATGGGCGCCAACCCCATCCCCATCGTCGTCCCGTGCCACCGGGTGCTGGCCAGCGACGGGCTCGGCGGCTACAGCGGCGGGTCCGGCGGCAACGGCCTCGAGGTGAAGCGCTGGCTGCTCACGCTCGAGGGCGTGCTGCCGCCCACGTTCGACTGGAATCCCATCGGCCTCACCGTGTGA
- a CDS encoding type II toxin-antitoxin system Phd/YefM family antitoxin translates to MTASHEHVVGLRELRHSTGDVLARVRRGETIDITERGRLVARIVPVEDRSPGPVLTELIESGRVQPAERPGYRPRMRSGDGTNRLGDALAALRDEERW, encoded by the coding sequence ATGACGGCTTCTCATGAGCATGTGGTAGGTCTCCGCGAGTTGCGCCACAGCACGGGGGATGTCCTGGCGCGGGTGCGTCGTGGCGAGACCATCGACATCACCGAGAGGGGTCGGCTCGTCGCCCGGATCGTCCCGGTGGAGGACCGGTCTCCGGGGCCGGTCCTGACGGAACTGATCGAGTCCGGCCGCGTCCAGCCGGCCGAGCGGCCGGGGTACCGGCCACGTATGCGGTCCGGCGACGGCACCAATCGGCTGGGTGATGCGCTTGCCGCTCTGCGCGACGAAGAGCGCTGGTGA
- a CDS encoding biotin transporter BioY: MTGRSRLPAADLARIAAFAALTAVLGLPGSFHLFGNAVPVTLQSMVPLLAGAILGAKRGALSQLLLLALVAAGLPLLAGGRGGLGVFTGPSVGYLAGFVVSAFVVGLIVERSGRRPGMHWVLVATLLGAATTLAIGIPVQSAVTGVPLTETFQLSLAFVPGDAAKAVFAALVASGAQRAYPDAAPAARRERVAGRAGGDDAGTGGDDAGAGRA; encoded by the coding sequence ATGACAGGAAGGTCGCGACTGCCGGCCGCCGATCTCGCCCGGATCGCCGCGTTCGCCGCCCTGACCGCCGTCCTCGGGCTGCCCGGGTCGTTCCACCTCTTCGGCAACGCCGTGCCGGTGACCCTGCAGTCGATGGTGCCGCTGCTGGCCGGCGCGATCCTCGGCGCGAAACGGGGCGCGCTGTCGCAGCTGCTGCTGCTCGCGCTGGTCGCCGCCGGGCTGCCGCTGCTGGCCGGCGGACGGGGCGGGCTCGGCGTGTTCACCGGGCCGTCGGTCGGCTACCTCGCCGGGTTCGTGGTGTCGGCGTTCGTGGTCGGCCTGATCGTGGAGCGGTCCGGGCGCCGGCCGGGCATGCACTGGGTGCTGGTCGCGACGCTGCTCGGGGCCGCGACGACGCTGGCCATCGGCATCCCGGTCCAGTCGGCGGTCACGGGGGTGCCGCTGACTGAGACCTTCCAGCTGTCGCTGGCCTTCGTCCCGGGTGACGCGGCCAAGGCGGTGTTCGCGGCCCTGGTCGCGTCGGGTGCGCAGCGGGCCTACCCGGACGCCGCGCCGGCGGCCCGCCGCGAGCGGGTCGCGGGCCGCGCCGGGGGCGACGACGCGGGCACCGGGGGCGACGACGCCGGCGCCGGCCGGGCCTGA